A single genomic interval of Malania oleifera isolate guangnan ecotype guangnan chromosome 13, ASM2987363v1, whole genome shotgun sequence harbors:
- the LOC131145754 gene encoding uncharacterized protein LOC131145754, whose translation MEKYGLAPFRFPNMWTSYGDLLKRVESSWREHIVADLGFSKLAELEEKVEKYENVLQIEYSKSLEEEFLVFKAELEVWYRREETRPMQQAKKKWLTDGDQNSKFFHVVITQRRRNSCVNSMVLPDGSVQGNMQMVHDEAVNYFEQFLGQNS comes from the exons ATGGAGAAGTATGGGCTAGCGCCTTTTAGATTTCCAAATATGTGGACGTCGTATGGGGATTTATTGAAAagggttgaatcatcttggagagaacatatAGTggcagatttagggtttagtaaaTTGGCAG AGTTGGAGGAAAAGGTAGAAAAATATGAGAATGTACTACAAATAGAGTACTCAAAATCacttgaagaagagttccttgtttttaAGGCTGAATTAGAGGtctggtatagaagggaagagacaAGGCCGATGCAGCAAGCAAAGAAGAAATGGCTAACTGATGGTGACCAAAATTCAAAGTTCTTCCATGTGGTGATTACGCAAAGAAGGCGTAACTCTTGTGTGAATTCAATGGTGCTTCCAGATGGTTCGGTGCAGGGAAATATGCAGATGGTTCATGATGAAgctgtgaattattttgagcaattcttggggCAAAATAGTTAA